From a region of the Microbacterium sp. nov. GSS16 genome:
- the def gene encoding peptide deformylase, translating into MAVLPIRIMGDPVLHAPASEVGQVTDEIRTLVADMYETMDAAPGVGLAAPQVGVGLRIYVYSYVDDDENPWRGEIINPVLLMTPPEPGSPDSDEESEGCLSFPGERFALRRSDRVLVTGTDLEGRDVRIEVDGWRARIMQHEFDHLDGILYVDRLDDSDRKTVQKIARKRGWSRGSHSWMPGVDDLEG; encoded by the coding sequence GTGGCTGTTCTTCCGATTCGCATCATGGGCGATCCTGTTCTGCACGCACCCGCGAGCGAGGTCGGCCAGGTGACCGACGAGATCCGCACGCTCGTCGCCGACATGTACGAGACCATGGATGCCGCTCCCGGCGTAGGACTGGCGGCTCCCCAGGTGGGCGTGGGCCTGCGGATCTACGTCTACTCGTACGTCGACGACGACGAGAACCCGTGGCGCGGCGAGATCATCAACCCGGTGCTCTTGATGACGCCTCCGGAGCCCGGCTCCCCCGACTCCGACGAGGAGTCCGAGGGATGCCTGTCGTTCCCGGGCGAGCGCTTCGCACTGCGCCGCTCGGACCGCGTGCTCGTGACGGGCACCGACCTCGAGGGCCGCGACGTGCGCATCGAAGTCGACGGCTGGCGGGCGCGCATCATGCAGCACGAGTTCGATCACCTCGACGGCATCCTGTACGTCGACCGCCTCGACGACTCCGATCGGAAGACCGTGCAGAAGATCGCGCGCAAGCGCGGCTGGAGCCGAGGTTCGCACAGCTGGATGCCCGGGGTCGACGACCTCGAGGGCTGA